The region GCCATCAATAGAGAGGGCACAGTAATTGCCTCTGCCTGGAGGTGTCTGGCAAGTCTTCACAAAGGATGTGACATTTGAGATGAGTCTTCAAGGATGAGAAAGATTTACATAAGGAGAGAGGGAAGTTGAAGTAGAATGAGCAGAATTGTAAAGGCATAAAAGTGAATAACATGTTTTAGCATAGTTGGCTGGCTAGAGTATAGACTTTATAAAGGGGTGGGACTAGAAAGGTAGGTTGAACTTGGAGCAGTTGCCTTAATTATCATGTTAAGGCCTTTGAGACTTATTTTAACATAAATAATCATCCCAACTTTTTGATTAGCTTAAGGTAAAACCTGTTTGGGAGGACAAATCTTTAAGACTGTGAAAGATTCAAAGATACTAGTTAAAAAGCTGTTACGGAGTTAAAGGTCTTATAAATGGATAAAAGTGTTACAAAAGGTagcataaaaataatatacattttctaCACTCATGCAGCTGCTTAATGAGACTGACTATAAATACAGGCAGCTTTCATATTGCCTGTTGACCTAGCAAGCAACTCCCTTACTATAACCATCTCTCACACCCCTGTCCTCCTGACTCCGCTGGATTCATACTCTTTTTGTTGTATTTATGTCTCCAGTGTTCATCTACTTTCACAagcacaaaatgaaacagggtaaGTGAATGAAGTCACTGAAGTGTCTTTCAGCTTTCCCCTGTAATTGtagtccctttctttctcttgtaaCTGGCATCTCTTTACTTATAAACAAGGCCTGTTATCCTAACTCAGCTTAGGAGTTCTCCAGTTAGCTTTTTCTTCGATTTATCTCCTGAAATCGCATCCTCTTCCCCAGCCTTCCCCCAGTTTTGAGTTTTCCATGTGCAGTTCACCAACTTGCCTGTTTAGAGCAGTTTATTTTCACTTAGCTGGATGCTTTACGCACTCCCTCATTACTCATCCTTAATGAAAGATTCTTTATTTCAGGGCAGAGCTAGCCAGCACATTGTTGCAGGAAGTGTAATTATACCTGACAAATAGGAACATGGCACTAATCCCCTAATAACTGAGGTGACTAGGATTACTAGACAGCTGGGAATTGTACAGTACTGGCCACCATTCATCACTTTGGGCAAGAGCATTAAAAGAAGCTTCCTGAGTCTAGTTGTTAATGGCTGAGCTACACTCCTGAACAGTCTCTAATGGAATTGTTTCCATGTGGGACAGCGCCCAGACAAAGCAACACCAGCTGGAACAGATTCAGAGTATGAATAATATGATTGGACTTAGAGAATTATAAATAATAACAAGGTTCTGTTTTACATAAAACTAAAATGCATGTTAGTAATATTTTCCCCTGTTGCACATCTGGCTTTAAACCTCAGTATTGTAGCAAGCACAAAAAAGCtaataatttaaaactaaaattgtttcttttataGTTGGACCCTGGACGTTTTTTGCACTCAGGGACCCAGGCACCCCAGTGCCTTGTTGCTCACTTGGATAACCAGGTTCCAACTGAGAGTCCCAGAGCTATTTCCCGCACTCTTGAGAATGATCCGGTGAGTTGCTAATGTGTGTATGGATTTTTTTCAGGGCTTATAATTTGTTTGCCATTGTTTTGTATATCAGGAAAACTGAAACCAAAGGAAGGGAAGCAGATTTACATACAGTCAGACAATGTACCTGAGACAGCATTCTGGAGCCTTCATCTTCCCCAACCCTATCTGATACTCTAGTAACATAACTCAGGCAGATCAGTCTGTATCTGTTCTGATTTAATGCCTGCCATTGAACTCACTTCATGCTATCAGTTTTGTTATATATAGAGTGGGTACCTAGTAAACACTTAAATACTCAATATCTTAGAAGTTAAATTTAGTAGTTATTATTGATCTTACTGTATGATGGGTTAGCAAACTTTTCCTTCAGGGACCAGATAACAAATATTTTAGACATAGGAGCCAAAGTGATCTCTGTTACAGCTGCTTAGCTCTGCCATAAACAAATGGCTGTGCTCCAGTAGAACTTTATGAAAATAGATAGCCCGTCATCGTCTACCAACCCTGGTTTGGAGAATCCTAAGAAATCGACTTACAGGCCCAGGATCACATACCAGGGCAGTAACCAATCTGGTTGCATTTTCTACTTCCGGTCCCATTAGGCTAAACACTTATTTCTCATTCCTCAGTATTATTGTTGCCTCTTATAAATGAAATCAGTTGTGTGATCTGTGCCTAAATGTGAAGGGAACCAGtagtttctctctccctttttgtcCCTACCCTTGCCCTCTTGAGTTGTCCCATCTTAACATATGCTGCACATgtggaatggaaaaaaataactcaTTACCCCAAGACACCATCTCAGCAGGGTGTGTTGTATTTATGTCTCCAGCGTTCATCTACTTTCACAagcacaaaatgaaacagggtaaGTGAATGAAGTCACTGAAGTGTCTTTCAGCTTTCCCCTATAATTGTAGTCCCTTTATCTGCCAGTTCCTCTGGGGTTTCCATGGCAACAGTGGCATGCAGATGATCTTGTCACGTGATTGGAGCGTCTCTATACACAGCACAGAAGAATCCAGATGGCAAGAATTGTCTCTGCTGCCTCCACATCTAGGGTTTATGTTGCTGAGCAACTGGCTGCATCATTCAGGCCAATACAAGCTTTATGTTCAATATATGCACTGTGGATCTGGGGACAACAGTGAACATTTTTGTCTAAGATAAGAAAGAatagaatatcttttccagctctGAGAACTGTTTCTTCAGTAGCATCTAGAAAGCCCTTGATGCTTTCTCAAAGGCTTTGTCACTCTCCATTATActtgtttgcatttttatttcctaGGCCAAGCATGGGGAGCAGCATGTGGGTCAGCACTACAACATATCCATCCAAGAACTGAAGACTGTGTTCCCCCATGGCCTGCCTCCTCGCTTTGTGATGCAGGTGCTCAAGACGGGAGGGCTTTGGAGGGAACTTGTAACACAAGGTGTTGATAGCAGAGGTGTAGAATTAAATGAGTAGGAAACTGAAAGATTTAATTTGAATCTTCAAAAAGGTAAATTCAgctattgattttcttttgtgaataatgctgttactATTATCACTTTAAGCAGATCTGAAGTTAACCAATTTAAATCCTTTTTGAAGCCAGGCAAAATATTCTTAAGTAAATAATACCCTACTCTTTTTTCTTGTGTTACCCAACAGATTTCTAGAAACTTCAGCCttcaaaaattgttaaaaattaatttaatattggCTTTAGCAAAATATCCTGAAAATAGTTAATATGTGTAGAAAAACAAAAACGTATTCATGAGTCAGAAACAACATATGGATTAGATGCATCACTCATTGTTCTTCAGTCTCATGGGTTTTCAGAAAATAGTTTTGTAGTCATAACATCAACCCAAAGAATGTGATCTTCGGTTGCCTTAATAGCCAGTGAAAGAATTCAGTTAACTGGAAGCAGGATTTATTGGCAAAACTGGTTCTTTGGCTAATTCCTGCTCAATTATTTTCAGTCTCAGAAATTATTCCTTCTTACTGAAGTATCAAGCTTGGCTGTGCGGGTGACATTTAGCTTAGAAGCCAGAGGATGTCGTTTCTTCAATGTGCTTTATTTCAAGAGATGAGATGAGACGCCAGTAAAGGAGCTAACTCTCGACATAGACGCTAATCAAAAATTTTGTTGTTTGGAAATAGGGCACAATTAGAAGAAATCATTACTTTAAACTGTTCCAGGACATTCGTAGTGCAATCTCTAACGTGGTTCTGAGGGTCTAACTTTATCCCAGGTTGCTTTCAGAATGGCTTACCCACCACTGCTTTGGAGGGAATTACTCGTTCTTTCCATGGCTTCCATTTACGTAAAAAGCCCACCCCTGACTGTTGTCTGTGTATTTAGTACCGTCATGTTGCCTAATAACAGCATTTCCGTTTTAATATCTGTATCATGTTTTTGAAGTTTTCACTTTCTGTTAAGTTTGAACTTACCTGTCAAAGTCCTCTTCCAATCCAGTTGTTTGGttaggattaaaaaataataataataacattattttaacCCTTATCTAACATACTTGTGAGTAGTATTTGTTAGATATTTACCtttatcaatcagttcagttcagttcagtcgctcagtcgtgtccgactctttgtgaccccatgaatcgcagcacgccagtcccccctgtccatcaccatctcccggagttcactcagactcacgtctgtcgagtcggtgatgccatccagccatctcatcctctgtcgtccccttttcctcctgcccccaatccctcccagtatcagagtcttttccaatgagtcaactcaatACACattattaaatactttatttGCAAACCATTTTCACACATATCACTGCTTCCCAAATTTTTCCACCAAACTATTCCTGGTGGCTAAAaggagattaatttttttaaaaaaggaattaattttttGTGTTAGTTCTCTGATATATCCATATGCTGGTATTGTCAAGTATGGCCTCATAGCTGAGGCAACTGGTCACACCTGCTCTTGAGCTGGTACATATATAGTTCTGAGAAAAGTGTAAGTGGTTACAGTAAGAActagctaaaaataaattttaaagaataaacaggCTTCATGCCATCAGCTAATTTGATGATTAGCATGTATCAGATACCTTGTTCAGCATTTTACACATTTGTAATATTTGTATCAACCTTAAGTAGTATGCATAATTATGTTATGAGACATCAGAATTATTTGTACATTTCAATTAACTAATCTTCATTTACAGATATAATCAAAAGCTGACTGTTATGTGCTTGGTGTGGGAtgatgtgttttaatttttagctaAATTACATGGTTAAATTTTCAAATTCAATACCAACATCCTTtaactgaataaatgaacagTAGGCAGTTTGATTCTATGGTTGCTGTATTAGGCTTGGTGTATATTACCAGAACTGGCTAGAAGTTCCAGCCCCaccctttcctccctcttttcccGTCTTGTTAGGTGAAGACATTCAATGAAGCTTGCCTGATGGTAAGGAAACCAGCCCTCGAGCTTCTGCATTACCTGAAAAACACCAATTTTGCTCACCCAGCCGTACGATATGTTCTCTGTATCCTTTCCTGCTTGCCTGGGCTGTCTGAGCCAGTGCTTTCCTCCCTCAAATGTGGGAAAAAGAAATGCTTTATTTCTTGACAGTGGAAGTGTCCCTTTTGGTAGTGTTTTCTTTAACAGCAAGTGCTTTAGATGGCGAGAAGGGAACAGGAAAAACCCTCAGTCTTTGCCATATTATTCATTTCTGTGCAAAACAAGACTGGCTGATACTGCATATTCCAGATGGTAAGAACTTCCTCCCCTCACTCTGTTGGGGTTATTCTGTTACTGTGGTGGCACTGTGACCTCAGTTTTCTGGCAGGGCTCTGCTCCAGAGGCAGATTGGTGCGAGCTAGTTCGGGAGCCTTTTGGTAACATAAATGAAGTATTTTGGCCCCGCAGTCCTCTGGGAGGTGCAGTCCTCTGGTGGTTGCCTCACGCCCATGAGCATGAACTCCCACCTCTGCGTTCACCACAGACTTTGTGCCATCAGCTAACAACCATGAGACCCACAGAGCCTTTGCCATGGCACTGCTTGCCAGCATTCTGGGTTGTCGGCATgaagtttaaaaatcaaactCTCATACTTCATACATATCCctccttgttttgtttctttagtacataattttacttatttttgattgccctgggtcttcatcgctatctgtgggctttctctagttacagcgagCAGAGGCTACTTTTTgttacagtgcatgggcttctcattgcagtggcctctcttgttgcagtgtgCGGACTCAGTAGTTACAGAGGATGAGGTCAGTTGCTCTGCGGCACATGGAATCTTGCCAGACCGGGggttaaacccatgtcccctgcattggcaggtggattcttaaccactggaccatcagggaagtccctgtctctcCTTGCTTTGTTCAGTGTTGTTTGTATCGACATATTCTAACTAAAACTGCGAAGaagctactgctactgctaaagtcgcttcagtcgtgtctgactctgtgcggccccatagacggcagcccaccaggctcccctgtccctgggattctccatgcaagaacactggagtgggttgccatttccttctccaatgcatgaaagtgaaaagtgaaagcgaaaggtgacctttaatccatttgttTGTGTATTGTGTACAGTGATAATATTTACGATGGACTAGACCAAAAAATAAACCTCTGAAGCAGGGAGGCTTTAAGAAATATATGTGGGAATCTAAAGTCATCTCCCATAACAGAAAGGGGCATGGAGTATTTTGAGTTGAATACAGTCAGTTCCTacctagtttgttttcttttgccttttgatTAGCTCATCTTTGGGTGAAAAACTGCCGGGATCTTCTGCAGTCCACCTACAACAAACAGCGCTTTGATCAACCTTTAGAAGCTTCAGTCTGGCTGAAGAATTTCAAAACTGCAAATGAGCGTTTCTTGAGTCAGGTGACTAGACTCCCAGAAGTTTGGTGCTGGACAGTCCTTaagattttatcttctttgtgCCCTAAGTACCAGTAGACTATGGAGAACTAACATTGTAGTTGGGATAACTataccattttttatttctttcatacaTTTATTCACAGTGAGTTCATACCCTAAAACTCATTTATGCATGGGAAACAGAGGCAGCAGTAAGCTGTCTGCATCTGGTGTGGAGCAAAAGGAAGTCCAGACAGATTCATTGACTTTTCCAAGGTGACAGCCTAAAATCCTCTAACAAACATTTCAACTACGTAATTTTTTCCAGATTGGATCTTTTAGGAACCAGAAACagatttgtaaaattattttcaagtgatTCTTGTTCACAGTCTCTAGGCTAGGGGTTTTCAACTCTGGATATAAGTCAGAATCACCTAGGAGCTTGTTAAAAATTCAGATAGCAAGGCTTCATCCTGGGCCTTTTTAATCAGAATCCCTTAtgttttttcttgtgtttctttatgCTCCAGGCAAAAATGGGCTACAAAGCATTCACTTTCTGCTGAGGTCTCTTACTCGGCTTGAAAAATAGATTAAAGCTGACTGCTAATAACCTTAACCTCCTACCCTACCTTCCTAGCTAGGGATGGGTTCATTCTCAGGCTAAGTGGCCTTTTTtggtctttgttttatttttagataaaagTTCAAGACAAGTATGTCTGGAATAAGCGAGAAAGCACTGAGAAAGGCAGTCCTCTGGCAGAAGTAGTTGAACAGGTATTAAAAAAAGACGGAACTTGTACTCTGTCATAACCAGAGACAGCCCCTTGTAGAACTGCAGTCCACTGTCTCTCTTCCCCTACAGGGCATAATGCGAGTGAGGAATGCCACAGATGCAGTTGGGATTGTGCTTAAAGAGCTAAAGAGGCAAAGTTCTCTGGGTATTTTTCGCCTCCTGGTGGCAGTGGATGGAGTCAATGCTCTCTGGGGAAGGACCACACtgaaaagagaagataaaagcCTGGTAGGAAAACTAAGTTTCTCTATTTTGGTTTCCCTGATTTCAGGAATCATATATGTAGGTTGAGACATAGCCTTTTAAACCAGGCAGtatattttcttgcttttggAATATATGAAATAAGATGTATAGTGAAAATAGtatcagaaggactgatactgttATCCACTGAACACCAAGAGCATGACAGCAAAAGCTGTGTTTCCTTTTCACGattttttctattatcttttcaaaatgatGTTCCCTATTCTAAGCAGAGACGATCAGAAGCATCAAGGAAATAAGTGGTTTAGGGCAGTGGTTATTTTCCCCACTGTTTTTAATCTCCAGAAGCATGGCAGTTTGAGGACCAGTGGCCACGTAGCTTATCCCAGAGTTGTACCTCCAGGTACATGGCTCTGTAGTTTGTTGTTTTCTGGCCACGCAGCCAAAGtacttgtgagatcttagttccccaatcaaaGACTGAAGTTggacccttggcagtgagagcacggagtcctaactactgggccaccagagaaatcccggTTGAGGATTTTTTGGATGTTGTCAGTGCAACTATCTCAGGAGAGCATCCAGGTAAAGCACGTAATGTTCTCTTCtccccctctcttctccttctccctctcacaCGTTGACCAATATGCAGATTGCCCCAGAAGAACTAGCCCTTATTTACAACCTGAGGAAAATGGTGAAAAATGATTGGGTGAGTACATACAATGCCTaacacatttcagaaaaaaatgtattttcattttaaagatgtttgATTCCTTCATTGCTAATACTTACCAGTCTCTAAGTACATGGACAGAAAGTTCTTATATCTTACTTAATGTCTGTAATTTGGCTTATCTCTCCACTTGACTATAATACACTTATtcaaaaccttttttttaaaaaatattggcatAATTTCACTTTACTGCATTTGTTcaagatgtttttatttcttaccaACTTTGGAGAGGATTTTGATAAATTTAAGATCATGTAGCAATTTATTGTCAGAATCAAATCACAAATAATTTAGTTGCCATTTAACTGTtctatatggcaaaaaaaaaaaaatctgcagatgcttaaaatgcatttttctgtCTTGCTGAAATtcagctttttcttctttctttcagcaaGGAGGTGCCATTGTGTTGACTGTGAGCCAGACTGGGTCTCTCTTTAAGCCCCGGAAAGCCTACCTGCCCCAGGAGTTGCTGGGAAAGGTCCGATCACAAAGTTTGTTTACTTTAGTCATTCTGTctgaagatacacacacacacatatagggaCATAATTTCAGACTTGGAGAAAAATCATATTCCTCTGCACTTTAACTAGTGTTAGCtaaagtgttagtgttagttaACACTTGTTAACTAAAATGTTAACACTTTACCATGTTTGCTTTactctttctctccatctttttttttttttcctgaattatgTGATAGTAACCTGAGATACTCtttcgagtcccttggactgcaaggagatccaaccagtccatcctaaaggagatcagtcctgggtgttcattggaaggactgatgctgaggctgaaactccagtactttggccacctcatgcgaagagttgactcattggaaaagaccctgatgctgggagggattgggggcaggaggagaaggggacgacagaggatgagatggctggatggcatcactgactcgatggatgtgagtttgagtgaacaccgggagttggtgatggacagggaagcctggcgtgctgtggttcatggagtcacaaagagtcggacacaactgagcgactgaactgaactgaacctgagaTATGATGCCCTGTTTTAtatcttgaaaatgaaagtcgctttcactttcatcctcatctcatcctctgtcgtccccttctcctcctgcccccaatccctcccaccatcagagtctttgccaatgagtcaactcttcacatgaggtggccaaagtactggagcttcagctttagcatcattccttccaaagaaatcccagggctgatatccttcagaatggactggttggatctctttgcagtccaagggactctcaagagtcttctccaacaccacagttcaaaagcatcaattcttcggtgctcagccttcttcacagtccaactctcacatccatacatgaccactggaaaaaccatagccttgactagacggaaagtcgctcagtcatgtctaactctttgcaactccgtggactatgcagtccatggaattctccaggccagaatactggagtgagtagccattcccttctccatgggatcttcccaacccagggatcgaacctggctctcctgcattgcaggtgttttctttactagctgagccacaagggaagtcccagaatactggagtgggtagcctagcctttctccagggcatcttcctaacccaggaatcgaactagggtttcctgcattgcaggtggattcttcaccgactaaactatcagggaagcactCATTATATGCATATTTCTAAAATCAAAGATACTCTAACGTATAACCACATCCCAATtaccaaaatcagaaaattaacattGACGGTTATCTGTGTAATATATTCTGGTTTTGCCAGTTTTCCTTTACAGGGAAAGAAAGTCCTGGATAATGCACCACACTTACCGTCATGTCTTCAGCCTCCTCTAATCTGGTCCAGATCCTCAGTCTTTTATAACCTTCAtatttatctctgtttttgaagAGTATATGCTAGTTATCTTATATTGGGTTACTTTATGGGTTTGTCTGATGTGTTTTTCTTGAGTATATGGGATGTTAGAAGTTATACTGTGTCTTCTCAGTGCATAACATCTGAAAGCACATAAGGCTTGTTTCTCCTCTTGCTGGCAGTATAAACTTTGAACACTTGGTTAAGGTGATGTCCACTTTGTCTCCTTAACAAAGTTACTCTTTCCTTTCAGAATGAATAAATATCTCATGAAGATATACTTTGAGACTTTATTTCTCAAGCTTCCCCTT is a window of Ovis aries strain OAR_USU_Benz2616 breed Rambouillet chromosome 1, ARS-UI_Ramb_v3.0, whole genome shotgun sequence DNA encoding:
- the DAP3 gene encoding small ribosomal subunit protein mS29 isoform X6 produces the protein MLQSFLHKIQTNLSGAQPTPPPLAYFPAPSPSRSPPVRDTPAPPPGGTSRTGIMLKGMTRLVSRVHKLDPGRFLHSGTQAPQCLVAHLDNQVPTESPRAISRTLENDPAKHGEQHVGQHYNISIQELKTVFPHGLPPRFVMQVKTFNEACLMVRKPALELLHYLKNTNFAHPAVRYVLYGEKGTGKTLSLCHIIHFCAKQDWLILHIPDAHLWVKNCRDLLQSTYNKQRFDQPLEASVWLKNFKTANERFLSQGIMRVRNATDAVGIVLKELKRQSSLGIFRLLVAVDGVNALWGRTTLKREDKSLIAPEELALIYNLRKMVKNDWQGGAIVLTVSQTGSLFKPRKAYLPQELLGKEGFDTLDPFIPILVSNYNPKEFEACIQYYLENSWLQHEKAHTEEGKKELLFLSNRNPGLLERLCAYL
- the DAP3 gene encoding small ribosomal subunit protein mS29 isoform X9, coding for MLKGMTRLVSRVHKLDPGRFLHSGTQAPQCLVAHLDNQVPTESPRAISRTLENDPAKHGEQHVGQHYNISIQELKTVFPHGLPPRFVMQVKTFNEACLMVRKPALELLHYLKNTNFAHPAVRYVLYGEKGTGKTLSLCHIIHFCAKQDWLILHIPDAHLWVKNCRDLLQSTYNKQRFDQPLEASVWLKNFKTANERFLSQIKVQDKYVWNKRESTEKGSPLAEVVEQGIMRVRNATDAVGIVLKELKRQSSLGIFRLLVAVDGVNALWGRTTLKREDKSLIAPEELALIYNLRKMVKNDWQGGAIVLTVSQTGSLFKPRKAYLPQELLGKEGFDTLDPFIPILVSNYNPKEFEACIQYYLENSWLQHEKGQLLNFSSHRRTPLSQTLDLFFPLEQPVICFSSLFPFYLDLFLAD
- the DAP3 gene encoding small ribosomal subunit protein mS29 isoform X11; translated protein: MLKGMTRLVSRVHKLDPGRFLHSGTQAPQCLVAHLDNQVPTESPRAISRTLENDPAKHGEQHVGQHYNISIQELKTVFPHGLPPRFVMQVKTFNEACLMVRKPALELLHYLKNTNFAHPAVRYVLYGEKGTGKTLSLCHIIHFCAKQDWLILHIPDAHLWVKNCRDLLQSTYNKQRFDQPLEASVWLKNFKTANERFLSQIKVQDKYVWNKRESTEKGSPLAEVVEQGIMRVRNATDAVGIVLKELKRQSSLGIFRLLVAVDGVNALWGRTTLKREDKSLIAPEELALIYNLRKMVKNDWQGGAIVLTVSQTGSLFKPRKAYLPQELLGKEGFDTLDPFIPILVSNYNPKEFEACIQYYLENSWLQHEKAHTEEGKKELLFLSNRNPGLLERLCAYL
- the DAP3 gene encoding small ribosomal subunit protein mS29 isoform X8, which codes for MSTGIMLKGMTRLVSRVHKLDPGRFLHSGTQAPQCLVAHLDNQVPTESPRAISRTLENDPAKHGEQHVGQHYNISIQELKTVFPHGLPPRFVMQVKTFNEACLMVRKPALELLHYLKNTNFAHPAVRYVLYGEKGTGKTLSLCHIIHFCAKQDWLILHIPDAHLWVKNCRDLLQSTYNKQRFDQPLEASVWLKNFKTANERFLSQIKVQDKYVWNKRESTEKGSPLAEVVEQGIMRVRNATDAVGIVLKELKRQSSLGIFRLLVAVDGVNALWGRTTLKREDKSLIAPEELALIYNLRKMVKNDWQGGAIVLTVSQTGSLFKPRKAYLPQELLGKEGFDTLDPFIPILVSNYNPKEFEACIQYYLENSWLQHEKGQLLNFSSHRRTPLSQTLDLFFPLEQPVICFSSLFPFYLDLFLAD
- the DAP3 gene encoding small ribosomal subunit protein mS29 isoform X5 — its product is MLQSFLHKIQTNLSGAQPTPPPLAYFPAPSPSRSPPVRDTPAPPPGGTSRTGIMLKGMTRLVSRVHKLDPGRFLHSGTQAPQCLVAHLDNQVPTESPRAISRTLENDPAKHGEQHVGQHYNISIQELKTVFPHGLPPRFVMQVKTFNEACLMVRKPALELLHYLKNTNFAHPAVRYVLYGEKGTGKTLSLCHIIHFCAKQDWLILHIPDAHLWVKNCRDLLQSTYNKQRFDQPLEASVWLKNFKTANERFLSQGIMRVRNATDAVGIVLKELKRQSSLGIFRLLVAVDGVNALWGRTTLKREDKSLIAPEELALIYNLRKMVKNDWQGGAIVLTVSQTGSLFKPRKAYLPQELLGKEGFDTLDPFIPILVSNYNPKEFEACIQYYLENSWLQHEKGQLLNFSSHRRTPLSQTLDLFFPLEQPVICFSSLFPFYLDLFLAD
- the DAP3 gene encoding small ribosomal subunit protein mS29 isoform X12, with the protein product MLKGMTRLVSRVHKLDPGRFLHSGTQAPQCLVAHLDNQVPTESPRAISRTLENDPAKHGEQHVGQHYNISIQELKTVFPHGLPPRFVMQVKTFNEACLMVRKPALELLHYLKNTNFAHPAVRYVLYGEKGTGKTLSLCHIIHFCAKQDWLILHIPDAHLWVKNCRDLLQSTYNKQRFDQPLEASVWLKNFKTANERFLSQGIMRVRNATDAVGIVLKELKRQSSLGIFRLLVAVDGVNALWGRTTLKREDKSLIAPEELALIYNLRKMVKNDWQGGAIVLTVSQTGSLFKPRKAYLPQELLGKEGFDTLDPFIPILVSNYNPKEFEACIQYYLENSWLQHEKGQLLNFSSHRRTPLSQTLDLFFPLEQPVICFSSLFPFYLDLFLAD
- the DAP3 gene encoding small ribosomal subunit protein mS29 isoform X13; amino-acid sequence: MLKGMTRLVSRVHKLDPGRFLHSGTQAPQCLVAHLDNQVPTESPRAISRTLENDPAKHGEQHVGQHYNISIQELKTVFPHGLPPRFVMQVKTFNEACLMVRKPALELLHYLKNTNFAHPAVRYVLYGEKGTGKTLSLCHIIHFCAKQDWLILHIPDAHLWVKNCRDLLQSTYNKQRFDQPLEASVWLKNFKTANERFLSQGIMRVRNATDAVGIVLKELKRQSSLGIFRLLVAVDGVNALWGRTTLKREDKSLIAPEELALIYNLRKMVKNDWQGGAIVLTVSQTGSLFKPRKAYLPQELLGKEGFDTLDPFIPILVSNYNPKEFEACIQYYLENSWLQHEKAHTEEGKKELLFLSNRNPGLLERLCAYL
- the DAP3 gene encoding small ribosomal subunit protein mS29 isoform X2; the protein is MEALKAALRRRGSRGSHDSACGQQNSSSGWAYAYSTAATLPLTPRRSTGIMLKGMTRLVSRVHKLDPGRFLHSGTQAPQCLVAHLDNQVPTESPRAISRTLENDPAKHGEQHVGQHYNISIQELKTVFPHGLPPRFVMQVKTFNEACLMVRKPALELLHYLKNTNFAHPAVRYVLYGEKGTGKTLSLCHIIHFCAKQDWLILHIPDAHLWVKNCRDLLQSTYNKQRFDQPLEASVWLKNFKTANERFLSQIKVQDKYVWNKRESTEKGSPLAEVVEQGIMRVRNATDAVGIVLKELKRQSSLGIFRLLVAVDGVNALWGRTTLKREDKSLIAPEELALIYNLRKMVKNDWQGGAIVLTVSQTGSLFKPRKAYLPQELLGKEGFDTLDPFIPILVSNYNPKEFEACIQYYLENSWLQHEKGQLLNFSSHRRTPLSQTLDLFFPLEQPVICFSSLFPFYLDLFLAD
- the DAP3 gene encoding small ribosomal subunit protein mS29 isoform X10 — its product is MSTGIMLKGMTRLVSRVHKLDPGRFLHSGTQAPQCLVAHLDNQVPTESPRAISRTLENDPAKHGEQHVGQHYNISIQELKTVFPHGLPPRFVMQVKTFNEACLMVRKPALELLHYLKNTNFAHPAVRYVLYGEKGTGKTLSLCHIIHFCAKQDWLILHIPDAHLWVKNCRDLLQSTYNKQRFDQPLEASVWLKNFKTANERFLSQIKVQDKYVWNKRESTEKGSPLAEVVEQGIMRVRNATDAVGIVLKELKRQSSLGIFRLLVAVDGVNALWGRTTLKREDKSLIAPEELALIYNLRKMVKNDWQGGAIVLTVSQTGSLFKPRKAYLPQELLGKEGFDTLDPFIPILVSNYNPKEFEACIQYYLENSWLQHEKAHTEEGKKELLFLSNRNPGLLERLCAYL
- the DAP3 gene encoding small ribosomal subunit protein mS29 isoform X1, yielding MLQSFLHKIQTNLSGAQPTPPPLAYFPAPSPSRSPPVRDTPAPPPGGTSRTGIMLKGMTRLVSRVHKLDPGRFLHSGTQAPQCLVAHLDNQVPTESPRAISRTLENDPAKHGEQHVGQHYNISIQELKTVFPHGLPPRFVMQVKTFNEACLMVRKPALELLHYLKNTNFAHPAVRYVLYGEKGTGKTLSLCHIIHFCAKQDWLILHIPDAHLWVKNCRDLLQSTYNKQRFDQPLEASVWLKNFKTANERFLSQIKVQDKYVWNKRESTEKGSPLAEVVEQGIMRVRNATDAVGIVLKELKRQSSLGIFRLLVAVDGVNALWGRTTLKREDKSLIAPEELALIYNLRKMVKNDWQGGAIVLTVSQTGSLFKPRKAYLPQELLGKEGFDTLDPFIPILVSNYNPKEFEACIQYYLENSWLQHEKGQLLNFSSHRRTPLSQTLDLFFPLEQPVICFSSLFPFYLDLFLAD